Proteins from one Triticum aestivum cultivar Chinese Spring chromosome 7A, IWGSC CS RefSeq v2.1, whole genome shotgun sequence genomic window:
- the LOC123152002 gene encoding uncharacterized protein, with the protein MSSSSSSTAAAGSALGGSHAGLALAATAMALSGTLVLFSLCRAKQTDHHLVSSDAAATSPSPARLRPCLSSSEKRKREKARRGSMKRVRFAADVVDHGPARPAPEVEEAVASGPGPSCRGAAMPANREALYRGMLRGRSMLRTACSY; encoded by the exons atgtcgtcgtcgtcgtcgtccaccgcggCGGCGGGCTCCGCGCTGGGCGGCTCCCACGccggcctcgccctcgccgccaccgccaTGGCGCTCTCCGGCACCCTCGTGCTCTTCTCGCTCTGCCGCGCCAAGCAGACGGACCACCACCTCGTCTCCTCCGACGCCGCCGCCACGTCCCCGTCTCCCGCCCGGCTCcggccctgcctctcctcctccg AGAAGCGGAAGCGGGAGAAGGCGCGGCGCGGGAGCATGAAGCGGGTGCGCTTCGCCGCCGACGTCGTTGACCACGGCCCAGCTCGCCCGGcgccggaggtggaggaggcggtggcgtcggGGCCGGGGCCGTCCTGCAGGGGCGCCGCGATGCCGGCGAACCGGGAGGCGCTGTACCGCGGCATGCTCCGCGGCCGCTCCATGCTCAGGACCGCCTGCTCCTACTAA